One segment of Syntrophales bacterium DNA contains the following:
- a CDS encoding FAD-dependent oxidoreductase, with product MSTVSFSSWNGKIVDNRKGKVSKAAKSVDIKFPAQFGDDVSAVMGWNGLVVMDPGADVASLTINYLKEARKLSCGECSVCRIGIDRLLDIFGKMAEGDGNKNALSEVEQIVGGVSENSKCNYGQSVLFPVLDAIKGYKTDFLSLIQGERKLEAKEYSSAVTAPCMEACPASVDIPGYIELIKNFRFEEALNLVREKCILPGVIGRVCTHPCEDACLRKDIDEALSIRTLKRAVADYDLQEGASSLGVPAEEKEEKVAIIGAGPAGLAAAYHLRSMGYQVTIFESLSRAGGMAAVGIPDYRLPEDVLSHEIDVIKRMGVEIKLNTKVEKLNLKDLKKQGYKAIFIAIGSHLGTNIGAEGEDEGYEGFVDGVEFLRDMNLGKKIQPKKKVAVVGGGNTALDCARSCYRLGFDDVEIIYRRSRAEMPANDEEIEEAEHEGIKINFLMTPVKILAENGKVTGLECIRMELGKPDESGRRRPVPVKGSEFTMDLDVVIPAIGQKTELFAMAGKDKFELTDWGTFKVNPVSYMTNIEGVFAGGDCVTGPAILIDALDAGNKVARSIDCYLRGESLSEEISFEGIDLKQQRGQGYIAKVAAEKIDLLDIDKRKSFAEVEGGFNVPEAMCEADRCLRCYRLMVWE from the coding sequence ATGAGCACAGTTTCATTTAGCAGTTGGAACGGTAAGATCGTTGATAACAGGAAAGGTAAGGTGTCGAAGGCCGCAAAGTCGGTAGACATTAAATTTCCTGCCCAGTTTGGCGATGATGTATCGGCAGTGATGGGCTGGAACGGTCTTGTGGTGATGGACCCAGGTGCAGACGTCGCATCCCTGACAATAAATTATCTGAAGGAAGCAAGAAAACTCTCCTGTGGTGAATGTTCCGTTTGCAGGATAGGGATTGACAGGCTTCTGGATATCTTTGGAAAGATGGCAGAGGGTGATGGAAACAAAAACGCCCTTTCCGAAGTCGAACAGATCGTCGGGGGAGTATCCGAGAACAGCAAGTGTAATTATGGCCAGTCTGTTCTTTTTCCTGTACTGGATGCCATTAAGGGTTATAAAACCGATTTTCTTTCCCTGATCCAGGGTGAGAGAAAGTTAGAAGCGAAGGAGTATTCATCTGCTGTTACCGCTCCCTGTATGGAGGCGTGTCCGGCAAGTGTGGATATTCCCGGCTACATTGAGCTGATCAAAAACTTCAGGTTTGAAGAAGCGCTCAATCTGGTTCGTGAAAAATGTATCCTTCCCGGTGTGATAGGGCGTGTCTGTACTCATCCATGTGAGGATGCCTGTCTGCGTAAAGATATAGACGAAGCACTTTCTATTCGAACACTGAAGAGAGCGGTCGCTGATTATGATTTGCAGGAAGGCGCCAGTTCCCTGGGAGTTCCTGCTGAAGAAAAGGAAGAAAAAGTTGCCATTATCGGCGCTGGTCCGGCAGGGCTGGCCGCCGCCTATCATCTCCGTTCTATGGGATATCAGGTTACCATCTTTGAATCGCTGTCCCGTGCAGGCGGAATGGCCGCGGTAGGAATCCCGGATTATCGTCTCCCCGAGGATGTCCTCAGTCATGAGATAGACGTTATCAAGCGAATGGGCGTTGAGATAAAGCTGAATACGAAGGTTGAAAAGCTGAACCTGAAAGACCTGAAGAAGCAGGGTTATAAGGCTATATTTATTGCTATTGGTTCTCATTTAGGGACTAATATTGGCGCCGAGGGAGAAGATGAAGGATATGAAGGTTTTGTTGATGGTGTGGAATTTCTAAGGGATATGAATCTTGGTAAGAAGATTCAGCCTAAAAAGAAGGTAGCCGTTGTAGGTGGTGGTAATACCGCTTTAGACTGTGCGCGCAGTTGCTACAGGCTTGGTTTTGACGATGTGGAGATCATTTATAGAAGATCAAGGGCCGAGATGCCGGCGAATGACGAAGAGATAGAAGAAGCGGAACACGAAGGTATTAAAATCAACTTCCTGATGACTCCTGTAAAGATACTGGCAGAAAATGGGAAGGTTACAGGATTGGAATGTATAAGAATGGAACTCGGCAAACCTGATGAAAGCGGGAGGAGAAGGCCGGTTCCTGTCAAGGGATCTGAATTTACAATGGACTTAGATGTGGTTATACCCGCTATAGGTCAGAAAACTGAATTGTTTGCAATGGCTGGTAAGGACAAGTTTGAACTTACTGACTGGGGAACATTTAAGGTTAACCCGGTAAGCTATATGACAAACATTGAAGGTGTATTTGCTGGTGGTGACTGTGTTACCGGTCCGGCTATTCTCATTGACGCACTGGATGCGGGAAACAAGGTGGCTCGAAGCATAGATTGTTATCTTCGGGGAGAAAGCCTAAGCGAAGAAATTTCTTTTGAAGGTATTGATTTAAAACAACAGAGAGGGCAGGGCTATATTGCAAAAGTGGCTGCCGAAAAGATTGATTTGTTGGATATAGATAAACGTAAAAGTTTTGCAGAAGTCGAAGGCGGATTTAATGTTCCCGAAGCCATGTGTGAAGCCGATCGCTGCTTGAGGTGTTACAGGCTTATGGTTTGGGAATAG
- a CDS encoding NifB/NifX family molybdenum-iron cluster-binding protein — MKIAITSYGKDLFSKVDRSFGRAKWFIVVDTETDTFEAHDNKQNVDAAQGAGIQTGQNVANLGVEVVLTGNVGPNAFRTLSTASIKVFIIDKGVETVQDALSGWKTGRLEEVTGATVEGHWI, encoded by the coding sequence ATGAAAATAGCAATTACTTCCTACGGCAAGGATCTCTTCAGTAAAGTGGATCGTAGTTTCGGAAGAGCGAAGTGGTTTATAGTTGTGGATACCGAAACAGACACCTTTGAAGCGCATGATAATAAACAAAATGTGGATGCTGCCCAGGGTGCCGGGATACAGACTGGGCAGAATGTGGCTAACCTGGGAGTCGAAGTTGTTTTGACCGGAAATGTCGGACCCAATGCTTTCAGGACTCTTAGCACGGCTTCCATTAAGGTTTTTATTATTGATAAAGGCGTTGAAACTGTCCAGGATGCTCTTTCCGGATGGAAGACCGGTCGTTTAGAGGAGGTGACAGGCGCCACTGTCGAGGGGCACTGGATTTAG
- a CDS encoding NifB/NifX family molybdenum-iron cluster-binding protein produces MKIAISVWGNSVSTVFDFADRLTIIDVEAGQIKNRSELKFIESAIISKAARLRELGVEVLVCGAISRPLGNMIMASGIKIIPFIKGAVDEVIEAYFAGRLLDAHFLLPGCCPGGWMGRGGGWRHHGGKKGRWR; encoded by the coding sequence ATGAAGATTGCTATATCTGTCTGGGGTAACAGTGTTTCAACAGTTTTTGATTTTGCAGACCGGCTTACAATAATCGATGTTGAAGCGGGACAGATAAAAAACCGTTCAGAACTCAAATTTATTGAAAGTGCCATCATAAGCAAGGCCGCCAGACTGAGAGAGCTGGGTGTGGAAGTTTTGGTCTGCGGGGCAATATCAAGACCTTTGGGCAATATGATCATGGCATCCGGAATTAAAATAATACCTTTCATAAAAGGTGCGGTAGATGAGGTAATAGAGGCTTATTTTGCCGGTCGTTTACTGGATGCACATTTCCTGTTGCCTGGCTGTTGTCCAGGTGGATGGATGGGCAGAGGAGGGGGATGGCGGCATCACGGTGGAAAGAAAGGAAGGTGGAGATGA
- a CDS encoding DUF5320 domain-containing protein, translating into MPGGDRTGPGGLGPMTGRAAGFCGGYAVPGFMSSGFGRGSGRGRGFGRGGGRRNWFHATGLTGWQRAAYGYPSYGGTYPYGGYPSYAGTVPYGVSHAAPYVPTVTTQQELDELKGQAEYFEDAMKGISKRIAELEAEIKKE; encoded by the coding sequence ATGCCAGGTGGAGATAGAACAGGACCGGGAGGATTAGGTCCGATGACAGGTAGAGCAGCGGGTTTCTGTGGAGGATATGCAGTGCCCGGGTTTATGAGTTCCGGATTTGGCAGAGGTTCTGGTCGTGGCAGAGGTTTTGGCCGTGGCGGGGGACGTCGTAACTGGTTCCATGCAACCGGCCTGACAGGCTGGCAGCGTGCCGCTTATGGTTATCCGTCTTATGGAGGAACATATCCTTATGGTGGGTATCCATCATATGCGGGAACGGTTCCTTATGGTGTGTCACACGCTGCACCGTACGTGCCGACTGTAACAACACAGCAGGAACTCGATGAACTGAAGGGCCAGGCAGAATATTTTGAAGATGCTATGAAGGGTATTAGCAAGCGAATTGCAGAACTGGAAGCTGAGATAAAAAAGGAATAA
- the porB gene encoding pyruvate synthase subunit PorB: MMNIVENFDVYAPRLVDKEEFYAPGHRACGGCGEALAIRLMCKALGRDTVVTNATGCMEVTACMYPTTAWTLPWIHVAFPNSASVGAGVESGLKALRRKGKIADRYVKTVSIGGDGGTVDIGFQALSGAMERGHDMLYVCLDNEAYMNTGIQRSGATPFGASTSTAPAGEESFGKKAWKKNVTEIILAHNVPYVATACTSYPLDFMNKVKKARNIKGPTYIHCLAPCPTGWRLPMEHCIKIGRLSLETGVFPLYEVENGKYRITVDMPEPLRPVTDYLKPQGRFRHLTPEKIEEIQARVQMEYNKLMNKVDSLQSWEELA, from the coding sequence ATGATGAATATTGTAGAGAATTTTGATGTATATGCCCCAAGATTGGTGGATAAAGAGGAGTTCTATGCTCCCGGGCACCGTGCCTGTGGAGGATGCGGAGAGGCTCTGGCCATTCGTTTAATGTGCAAGGCCTTGGGCAGGGACACAGTAGTTACCAATGCTACAGGTTGCATGGAAGTCACTGCATGTATGTATCCTACAACAGCATGGACTCTCCCCTGGATACATGTGGCTTTCCCCAATTCAGCGTCGGTGGGAGCGGGTGTTGAGTCCGGTCTAAAGGCTTTGCGGCGCAAGGGAAAGATTGCGGATAGATACGTAAAAACAGTTTCTATCGGAGGAGATGGCGGTACCGTTGACATTGGATTTCAGGCCCTGTCCGGAGCCATGGAGAGGGGGCATGATATGCTCTATGTCTGCCTTGATAATGAGGCCTACATGAATACGGGTATACAGCGTTCCGGCGCCACACCCTTTGGAGCATCGACAAGCACTGCCCCTGCAGGCGAGGAAAGCTTTGGGAAAAAGGCATGGAAGAAAAATGTTACTGAGATCATTCTGGCTCACAATGTGCCGTATGTAGCCACAGCATGCACGAGTTATCCCCTTGACTTTATGAATAAGGTTAAGAAGGCAAGAAACATTAAAGGCCCGACTTACATCCACTGTCTGGCGCCCTGTCCTACGGGATGGAGGTTGCCAATGGAACATTGTATCAAGATAGGGCGGCTGTCTCTTGAAACTGGTGTGTTCCCGCTGTACGAGGTGGAAAATGGCAAATACAGGATAACTGTTGATATGCCGGAACCACTCCGGCCTGTTACGGACTATCTAAAGCCGCAGGGCCGGTTCAGGCATCTCACACCTGAAAAGATAGAAGAGATTCAGGCGAGAGTGCAGATGGAGTATAATAAATTGATGAATAAGGTGGATAGTTTGCAGTCCTGGGAAGAGTTGGCTTGA
- a CDS encoding 2Fe-2S iron-sulfur cluster-binding protein, with translation MVNIVIDGRKIKAEEDSTILENMKDLSIEAPTLCYHEELSSFGACRLCMVEVKANGKWQLTTSCETVVENGMEVKTDSKKVQESRKLAAQLLYYKYPTTAAVRDVALKLGVDVSDAKAEDNDCILCGLCVRTCAEVVELSALTFRDRGLGRDIDEPEIEFDPNFCIGCGSCAYVCPTGHVKMEEGDGKRIIWDKIFKMAACDVCGRYFAPKDQLEYISKTAGVPMSKLSTCVSCR, from the coding sequence ATGGTAAACATAGTTATAGATGGGCGTAAAATCAAGGCAGAAGAGGATTCGACCATACTGGAAAATATGAAGGATTTGAGTATCGAAGCCCCCACTCTTTGCTACCACGAGGAACTCAGTTCATTTGGTGCTTGTCGTCTCTGTATGGTAGAGGTAAAAGCAAACGGTAAGTGGCAACTGACGACTTCATGCGAAACCGTTGTTGAAAATGGGATGGAAGTAAAAACAGATTCGAAAAAAGTGCAGGAAAGCAGGAAACTGGCTGCACAGTTGCTTTATTATAAATATCCCACAACTGCGGCAGTTCGAGATGTGGCCTTGAAACTGGGAGTTGATGTGTCGGATGCGAAGGCCGAGGATAATGACTGTATCCTTTGCGGGCTATGTGTGAGGACATGTGCAGAAGTAGTGGAGTTAAGTGCTCTTACATTTCGAGACAGGGGACTTGGTCGTGATATAGACGAGCCTGAGATTGAGTTTGATCCTAATTTCTGCATAGGTTGCGGTTCATGTGCTTATGTTTGTCCGACCGGACATGTAAAGATGGAAGAGGGTGATGGCAAACGGATTATCTGGGATAAGATCTTCAAGATGGCTGCCTGTGATGTATGCGGAAGGTATTTTGCTCCGAAGGATCAGCTGGAATATATAAGCAAAACGGCAGGTGTGCCAATGAGCAAACTGTCTACCTGTGTAAGTTGCAGATAA
- a CDS encoding sigma 54-interacting transcriptional regulator: MDKIKSGKERDIILDSIAEGVFTVDHQWRITSFNKAAVRITGVAREEAIGQLCKDVLKAEICERDCALQHTTATGEPVVNKTVYIINADGERSPISISTALLKDENGKVIGAVETFRDISVIENLRKEIERRYTFEDIISKNHAMHELFNILPDIADSLSTVLLEGESGTGKELFSLAIHNLSPRKNKPFIVVNCGAMPDTLLESELFGYKAGAFTDAKKDKPGRFKLADKGTIFLDEIGDVSPALQVRLLRVLQEKTYEPLGAVESVKTDVRVIAATNKKLEELVKEGKFREDLYYRINVIKLRLPPLRERKEDIPLLVDNFIKGFSTIQGKEIIGITDEALACMMSYDYPGNIRELKNIIERSFILCKTPMIQKEHLPEPVCTSANFDYPGHTETLTFKDMEAIFLTNALRRNNWNRLKTAKELGIHKSTLFRKIKSLNIKIPDKQ, from the coding sequence ATGGACAAGATCAAATCCGGAAAAGAAAGAGATATTATCCTTGATTCGATCGCCGAAGGAGTTTTTACGGTTGATCACCAGTGGCGAATAACTTCTTTTAATAAAGCAGCTGTAAGAATAACAGGCGTAGCTCGTGAAGAAGCAATCGGGCAGCTATGCAAGGATGTGTTGAAGGCTGAAATATGCGAGCGAGACTGTGCATTGCAACACACTACGGCTACTGGAGAACCTGTTGTAAATAAGACGGTATATATAATAAACGCCGACGGTGAACGATCCCCGATCAGTATTTCCACCGCCCTTCTGAAGGATGAAAATGGAAAAGTGATTGGTGCTGTTGAAACGTTCAGAGACATAAGTGTTATCGAAAACCTGAGAAAGGAAATCGAACGGAGGTACACTTTTGAGGATATTATATCGAAAAACCATGCAATGCATGAGTTGTTCAATATCCTGCCTGATATCGCCGATAGCTTGAGCACCGTTCTACTTGAGGGAGAAAGCGGAACGGGGAAAGAACTCTTTTCCCTCGCGATTCACAATTTAAGTCCAAGAAAAAATAAGCCTTTTATTGTAGTCAATTGTGGGGCAATGCCCGATACATTGCTGGAATCCGAGCTTTTCGGTTATAAGGCAGGAGCATTTACGGACGCAAAAAAGGACAAACCAGGAAGGTTTAAACTTGCCGATAAGGGCACGATATTTCTGGACGAAATTGGTGATGTATCCCCTGCCCTTCAGGTTCGGCTATTACGCGTTCTTCAGGAGAAAACATACGAACCTCTTGGCGCAGTTGAAAGTGTAAAAACCGATGTTCGGGTAATTGCCGCAACAAATAAAAAATTAGAGGAACTGGTAAAGGAAGGAAAGTTTAGAGAAGATCTCTATTATCGAATCAATGTGATAAAATTGAGATTGCCCCCTTTGCGTGAAAGAAAAGAAGATATTCCTCTACTGGTTGACAATTTCATTAAAGGCTTTAGTACAATTCAAGGTAAAGAAATTATTGGAATAACCGACGAAGCCCTTGCCTGTATGATGTCATATGATTATCCGGGAAATATAAGGGAATTGAAGAATATCATTGAACGTTCTTTTATCCTTTGCAAAACCCCCATGATTCAAAAAGAACATCTTCCGGAACCTGTATGCACGTCAGCCAACTTTGATTATCCCGGACACACAGAAACTTTGACTTTTAAGGATATGGAAGCAATATTTTTAACAAATGCTCTGCGGAGAAATAACTGGAACCGGCTAAAAACAGCCAAGGAACTTGGTATCCACAAAAGTACGCTTTTCCGGAAAATAAAATCTCTGAATATCAAAATTCCCGACAAACAATAG